A genomic region of Miscanthus floridulus cultivar M001 chromosome 3, ASM1932011v1, whole genome shotgun sequence contains the following coding sequences:
- the LOC136543138 gene encoding uncharacterized protein, whose amino-acid sequence MTKRQSIKALDNSLRDIIDRPKLPFEGKTVVFGGDFRQVLPIVRRGSRAQIVGASLRMSYLWDSMRHLKLVRNMRAKSDMWFAEYLLRVSGGSEEASGDDEICLPHDICVPHTGEDSELDTLIDCIFRNLNANMSSKDYITSRAILSTRNDWVDMINMKEPVFSHGQLYVALSRATARSNIRILAVLAAEKDMNNGKGKGKGKGKEKKKVQPFACFSYKKSDTAS is encoded by the exons ATGACAAAGAGGCAGTCTATCAAGGCACTGGACAACAGTCTTCGTGATATAATAGACCGACCTAAGCTACCGTTCGAAGGGAAGACTGTGGTGTTCGGTGGAGATTTCAGACAGGTTCTTCCTATTGTTCGAAGAGGGTCGAGGGCTCAGATAGTCGGTGCCTCGCTGCGGATGTCATACCTTTGGGATTCCATGCGACATCTAAAACTGGTGCGCAACATGAGGGCAAAGAGTGACATGTGGTTTGCAGAATACCTGTTGCGCGTCagtggaggttccgaggaggcGAGTGGTGATGATGAAATCTGTCTTCCTCATGATATATGCGTACCACACACTGGGGAAGATAGTGAGCTTGATACTCTAATTGATTGCATATTTCGTAACCTCAATGCAAATATGTCAAGCAAAGATTATATCACCTCCCGAGCGATATTATCTACGCGGAACGACTgggttgatatgattaatatgaag GAACCAGTGTTCTCGCACGGCCAATTGTATGTAGCGCTATCAAGAGCCACAGCAAGATCGAACATTAGGATCTTGGCTGTGCTGGCTGCTGAGAAGGACATGAACAATGGGAAAGGAAAAGGGAAAGGAAAagggaaggaaaagaagaag